GATGACTAAATGATTTGCTCATCATTAGCTAGGAGTGGAGAGAGGTGGATACATGGCTCTTGGACTGAGCTCAGAGATACTATGCAAGAGAAGAAGAGGAACCCGAGAGATTTCTGCAAGTTCTGATGGTTATAGTACCCTCACCTACGGGGAGACAGGCTGGGATAAGACAGGAAGGACCCCTTCAGGATGTGGATTATGGCTGGTACTTccactgttctttttctttattcttccttattctctttattatcatttcatttagGTTAAATGTTGCTTAATAAGGCTAATTCTCAACCCTGTATCATTCCTAAAGAATGTTGACTTGATTTCCAAAGAGTGTTCCACAGGTTATTCATGTTTCATGATTTTCCGGTCTGATCGGAAGTCACTGCCCATCTTGGAGTTTCAAGGGAGACACGGTACACAAGGTGCATGGAACAGAGCAAACTTTAGGTAGCTCTGGGCTTTGTCTAGTTTCTGGATCACAGAAGCACAGATATCCACTTTCCATGTGTATCCTATGAAGAGTGGAACTGACTTGAGAAGCAGatgatctttctctttcatctctaATAAATAATGGTGCTTAGAGCAACGTGTGTTTACTGGGAACAAATTccaccactgggtgtggtggacTGTGCGGCTTCTGCTGTTGTCCACAGCATTTCCTCTCTTGTCTCGGACGTTCCTGTCTCCTCAGGCTGCAGGTCCCGAGACATGTTTGGGTTCTCCCCCTCCAAGGATAAGGAGGCAGTGGCTGTAGCCGAGCTGTTTTTCTGGCCGGGATTCCACAATACGGAAGGTCTGTCTTTACCACAGAGTAAACTGGGGCAAACAATCTCATCAGCTAaatgatttccttgttgatatgaGGTGAGGAAAAGATGAATAGCTTTGGAGAAAGGAACTCAGAGGctagaaagggaaaagaaagaaggggtcAGGCACTGGGAAGGATGTATGAGCTGAAGAAATGTTGAGGTAGACCAGTTGCTTTTTCAGTTTGgcacagagacacagtgaaatCATCTTTTGTCCTAAATTAGGAAAGCCCTGGGGTCTTTCAGCCCTGCGAGCACCAGCCATTATAGTGAGCCCCTACAGAAAGAGAGCTAACTTACCTAAGTGTCCTAAATCCCACCTTGTGGTGTGAGGCCTGAAAATTCTAGGGGCCAGAGTCAATACCTATTGTGTACACATAAAAGGTGGTGTCCTCAAATAGGATTAGGGTGTCTCGGCACCGTTTGTTATAGGTATTTCTCTGTAAATGTGGTGTTGTATCAGACcggccatcttttttttttttttttttttttttaaacaaaattgccAGCCATCTTTGAGAAAAACTCAGCCTAAacaatgggaaaatatatatattcatctgcATATTGAATTCACATAGAGCAAAGCTAACACACACCATGGAGTGGTTTTGATACCAGTAGTGGCTTGTCCTCTAGTCCAAACCATTAAGATGATGATAAATATGGTCTGGGGAATGCTTGGTCTTCTGGCTGTTCTGTCTGTGGGGTTGTTTCTTCCTGTCCCCTGGGTTTTGAGTCACCTGCTGATTTGTGTTAGTATCCAGAGTGCTGGGGTCACATCCTGCACTGTCCAGGGTTTACAGGTCACTTTCTTGAGTCAAAGATGATTTTCCATTGAAGAGGATTCTGTCTGCGGCACTTGTTTAAAACGTAGCATCTCAGATGTAGATGCTTCAGCTGTGTTCACATGTGTTGCGCAGGCTCGCTATTAGCTTTGAATTCTTCAGATATGGGATACGCTGGAGGTGTGAGGCCTGTATTTTTCAAGGGGGATTTGCAAATCGTCTTGACCAACGTATGTGCACAAGTTGCCTGTGACTGGGGCTATGGTGGCAAAGGCTTTAGAGACATgtgactttttatttctatttattttaaattttattttatttaagtgccAGTGTATTATTTACTGTAttactatttatattatatataaaagatatgatATATAGAATTATTTACTGTATTACTGTATTAAAtaagtgtattattagtttttgaggtagaggtcagtgattcatcagttgtataatacccagtgctcatcacatcatgtgcatccttaatgcctgtcacccagttaccccagccccctatctccttcctcctcccctcctgcagccctcagtttgtttcctatagttaagagtctcttctggtttgtctccctctctgatttcgtcttatttcatttttccctcccttcccctaggatcctctgttttgtttcttaaagttcacatatgaatgagatcatatgataattgtctttctctgattgacttatttcgcttagcacaatacccCCTAGTTCTGCAAATCATGTTGACCAAAGCACGTGCACAAGTTGTCTGTGACTGGGGCTGTGGTGGCAAGGACTTTAGAGACgtccataccttttttttttttaagactttatttatttatttatttgacacagagaaaaagagagagagagagagcacatgtgtgcacaagcagggggagcagcagaaggagagggagacacagactccccactaagcaaggagcccaatgagggacttgaacccaggaccctgggatcctgacctgagccaaaggcagatgcttaattgacggagccacctaggcatccctgagACATCTGTGACTTTTGATGGAAGGAAAGAGTTTCCTACTGAGAGTGATTTAATCCTTAAATCTGTCTGGTCTGTCCATGAGTCCCATGTTGCCTTTGTGATTGCTTGGCTCTGCTGAATGCTGTCCTCTTGTTCTTCTGTCAAGATTTTGCTGTTTTTTGAAATCCTATAAGTGTgtcatctctgtgtctctgtctctctcttacacatacacatataacaaTGAGTGACTCTtaaatatgaaatgtaaaattttgaattttaactcAGAAAAATCAACGTTATTGTCAAGGAGCTGGTATCCTATTTCTAAAGTAGAAATTCAGGAAGAAAATAGATTCTTAAGCACTTACGAATGCCAGGGACATTCTCCAGCATTTTCTCATGTAACTTCTGACAACTTTTAAAGATGGATATGCCTTATCCTAGCGATGAAGCTACTGAGGCTCTTCAATGTGAAGTAGCTTGCCAAGGCCGCGGTAAGCACAGGGCCAGGCCAGGGGCCCGCTGCCTCTGACACCTGACGTCCCACAATGTTAATTGTTCTCTGTCCTGGGTTTTAGCTGATTTGTACCTGTTTATTGCATTAAATTCCTAAGCCTGCTTTCATCTTCGTAAGAACAATAATAATCACACAACAAGACTATTATTTGCAGTGGCCTCTGGCGAGGTGTTTTGATCCAGAGTCAAAACCTCATATTTGTATAGTGCTTTTACTTTGTCAAAGTCTAATAAGGGTGGTTTTCATAGCTGAGGACAACCAAACCAGTGCCTCTCTATTTAGGATAGTGACACAGCAAATTATTAACTTCATATATTTGAGTCAGTTTCTAGGCTTCTCATTCTCTGTGTCTTAGGAAGTTGGGAGcttaaaaatgcttttgaaaaattttctctcCAAGGGCAGAGATAGTTAAGTGTCCCTTTTAAAGGCAAAATCTCTTAGTGAGAAAGTGGAGATGAGAATGCATGTCCCTGAGAGTTTATTGTCCTTTCTAATAACGCCACACAATCTGGTGTCCAATCTGTCTAAAGACATGGGATCCTTGTCTGTCAATAGCCCTGCTATTATGATGTGCAGTGACTGGATAGGCCAAGATTTTACTGGTGTTTTGGAGAACTAAAAAGATTTCAGAGTTATATCTTAGAAAGCCTTTGGAGTTTCTTCCACTTGTTATATGATTAGCAACTGAAACTATGACAAGGTGAACGGACAggggcctgcgtggctcagttggttaagggtctgcctttggctccggtcatgatctcagggttctgggatcgagcccgggtTGGGCTCTCACCtaggtgggaagtctgcttctccttctccctctgccactctccacCATTCATcctttctctagctctctctttctctcaaataaataaatatataaaaatctttaaataaaatatattttaaaaagaaggaaggaagtgaacATGCATTGAGAATCTATTATTTGCCAGATGTATGAGCTGGCACTTTTCTTATAATAACCTTGTGAGGCTGATATGAACTCCACTTTACAAGGGATGAAAGGTCAGAGAAATTAGTAACTTCTCCCAGGTTGAACCCTAAGAGGGTTTAAACGTACTCTGTCCAATGCCAAAGTCTTTACCCTTTTAATTTCCTTGCCTCCATGTGGtttgaaaaatcaaatacataGCATTTCTGTGTGGGCCACCTCAACAAGAAAACTGGGCACTCACTAAAGTAACTCACACTAAAAATAAAcacccctcttcctcccacaAGCTTCCCAAGGTTGCAAAGAGGAACACTGGAGGTCTGCTGAGCATAGGAATGCTGCCTACAGTAATCTGACATCAGAGAATATTTTtcagatccatttttttttcttttctgagtttgTCTCTCTGATGTCATataaatttttgaagtttttttatgATGGAAAATTTCAAGCATACACCAAAGTGtatgtgaaaaacagtatgtgGAGAAACTGGGTGTCTACACCTGGCCTCAATAATTTCTGCCTTAATTGTATGCTCTATATCACACTGACATAAATTATGGTGTGTCTGCATTTGGTGGTGATTAGATAATGACCCATAGGCTTTTTTACCTTTCAGGCCCTTGTTCTTACCCCAGTACGGGATGGATATTCGTCCCTCCAATACACAGTCTTAATGGATAATCAGTAGGGATGACTTAAAAAAACATAGTGAGAGACAACAATAGATCAGCTATCAAACTAGGGTACAGTAGggatatatatatttcactttgAAAATGAAGCAAGGCCAGGAGAAGAGTATGAGGACTATAAGAATTAGGAATGTGGGAACAAAAGGCCATTTGGAGCCATTCTATTCCCGTGGGTGCACATGTGTTGATTCCTTTCAATGTTGGGAAGGGCACCAAAAGGGCACAACCATCAGGAGAAAATCACTGGATTACCCGAGAGACACAATTATCCTTTGTTACGTGGTGTGTTTGCCTTCGGTATCATAGCTTGTCTGCCTTGAGAGAAATGGAGAGCCAAGGAAAGAAATGTGTTATGCTGTCATTTTTCAGTTATCCACATAAATGCTTGGGAACAGGGGCATGGACTATAGAAGATGACAAAAAGCATTTGTATTTGACTTTGGAATGTACTGCAATACTTACCTACATTTGTCTATGAGGTGTGTCCATCCTGGAAATTCCCTTTAAAGACCATAGAAAGGCATTCTGTGACGGCCAGTCTCTGCTGGAGCTGCTTTCTTGTTCCACCAATCTGCAGCCCCGCACCTCCTGCACTCCCCTCTTGGTCCTTCCCTGGTTTGACCCAAATGGCAGTGTTTCAGAAGGCTCTGGTTCTTATATTCAAATACACATTGAAAATATTGACAAGATTGGAATTGGAATTAGGCAGTTGAGATTCTCAGAGTGGAGCTGGGATTTTCCAAAACAATCCAGTTAACAGACTTGAAAGTGTTTGTCCAGTCTGTTCTCAGATACAATTACTGACAATTACTGAAGACTTTGGACATCACAGAGCTTCTGGCCCATTCTCCTTGTCAACAGGGGTTCCAGCTCCATCAGCAACTTCCTCCCAGCTCCAGTTTTCACATGATAATATGTCTGTTTCACTCACTAGGTTCTGTCTGTTGACCCCTCCCACCCTAGTActgggaaggtttttttttttttttttcctgatattgtCCTCACAACAAATTGTCGGAAGAGAAGATAAGGTTTTCTCTAACAGCAACAACTGCATAGGTGTCTCTGTTTATGTATCTCAcgcagggagggggaaaaaaaaaaacttgttctaATCTGCCTATGGATTCAGAATCCAACCCCAAACAAATAAGTAATTTACTTCACTATGTAGACGGGGCATACTTTCATTCGAGGACTCAAGCTATGAAAAGAGCAAAGCAGAGGACTTGCGGACAGAGATTTTCTCATCCCGAATCACCTGGGACTGTTTTTATTTCactgcttctgtttctttgctgcgTGAGTGCGTGTGATTTGCTGGGTCATTTGACCTGATTTTAGTTCAAACGTGCAGTTGTCATACCTACAGGGTGTTACAAAGTCATATAAaatactttcctttttcattgaaGAGAATTACCTCTGTGTGGGTGAAATAACAAATATGACAAGAATAACAAAAACCCATATTTATTATGTGTTTACTGTTTACCAGCACTGTATTGAGTGCTTTACTTCCATTACCTCCTTCTAGCCTCACAATATCCCTATTAGGTAAATTCCATTATAATCCTCACTTTACAGAAAGGGGCACTGTGACTTAATGGCATTGCTGACCCACCTCACAGCAGTTCaagagcagagctggggtttgagcACAGGGAGAATAACTCCAAaacacaagctctctctctctctctctctctctctctctctctcacacacacacacacacacacacacaccagccacTGAACATGGACCCAACGCAAAATAGCCTTGAGCAGAGGGACCATGCATGAGAGTGAAGCTGTAGGGATAAAGGTGGAGATAGGCATGAATGAGGCTGGTTGGGGTTGGTCAGGATGGGCTCAGGGGACAAGATCAGTTTGAAGGAggcaaaagagatggaaaaatagtggtagagatggggtgggggtcaCTGAATAAGGTAAGTAAAGGTAGTGGAGGAGATTATTGTCCAAAAAAGAAGTTGGGGACAGTGGGAACATCTCCAAGCTACATGTCACTTTAGGAAAAAATGGTGGTctattgctttgctttttaacaGCAATGTGCTTAACATACAGACTAACAAGAAGCTACACAACCTACGATTTTTAGAGGCATCCATCTCCCTGATGAGTTAGAATTGTTTTACCTGCTGTTTTGATGTAAGTTTTCTTCTCACTGTACTTTTCTTCTAAACACCTGAGATTTATTGAAGGAAATGAAGCCCATGTATGCTTTTGAATTTGATGACTATCATTTATTGCCATATCTCactataaataattactttttccAGTCCTATTTGAAATACATTAGGAATCTAATATATAAAAGATAGTAACcatgagggatgcctgagtggctccagttggctaagtgtccgactcttgattgtggcttaggtcatgatctctgggtcctgagctcgagccctgcatctggctctgtgctcagctcagcatctgctttggattctctctctcactccccttgcccctccccctacttgtagtctctctctctctatcaatcaataaaatcttttaaagaagataGTAACCTTGAAAGTATGAAGGTGTCCTCTATAGTGAGTCCTATGAGATTTTATGATTTAACATATACTTGACATAGTTGATCAAAGGGTTTATCTGCCATGATTTTACTGGAGTAgataacttatctttttttttaaagattttatttatttatttatttatttatttgacagacagagatcacaaggaggcagagaggcaggcagagagaggaggaagcaggctcctcgctgagcagggaccccgatgcggggctcgatcccaggaccctgggatcatgacctgagccgaaggcagaggcttaacccactgagccacccaggcacccctaacttatcttttttaaggtatattttacTTTGGTGTTGGAGTATTTAGAATAACGTAACTAAAACAATGCTAATAGGAAAGAATAATATTTGCACACAAGCAATgtagtatataattatatttaggGTTAGATCATATTCtgaaatatattctataatataaaCACTAGCACATTTAAAACTCACTTTACCAAACTCTTTAATAATACCTGTTTACCTTTAGAATCTTGGTCCGTTTCACTCAGGAcacattattattcttttaattgttGACCCTTCTGAccatacaaattcttttttttttcctgatcatacagattcttttcatatttcattatagtcatgtaaaatatttttgctcAAAGGAAAAATGCTATGAATTTACAATgacttcagaatttaaaaatctgtttcctatTTTGTTGATTAAGACTGAGGAACATTGAATGTGAATAAAGAATATGCtatgttgaaaacaaaattaaggatCCTGATGCTCTCTGCCAGATagcacaaaaactaaaaacaccaCAGGAATTTTTCAACATTATTAACCTCTTGACAATGTGTGGGTCGTATAAAGGACAAATGAATGTTTTGGAGGGACTGAGAATGCCAATTTTAACAGACTGTCCAATCACTGTAGATAAATATTTGTGTTCCTggggattatttgatttttatcaaaGCAAATTGAATTGGAAACATGGCATGTATTAAGTCATTGGTGCTTATTGTCTAATTCTTTTTCCCATAGAAGTTTCTATGCACTGAAAGAACACTAAGTCATCAGCTAGACATACCACGTAATGATTCTTATCATATCCAGACAAAATAAAAGCCTTTTAAGAAGCTACTTCATAAGACAACTGCATAGCTTTCCTCACAGGAACTTGTTAAACAAATAACGATTATTAAAACTTTTGGGTCAATCGCTTACACCAGTTTAACGAGAATAATTCCAAGACGTCTAGCCCATTCCACATTCCGTGTGACTAACTATGGTATCCAGAGCTTGGACAATATCCAGGCAACTCACGGTAgcttttttcaaatgctttccgGACACTGGATTTTAAAGAAAGTGATAGAATTAGGTTTTCAGAGAGAAGTCTTCAAGGCATCCCCACTGTCAAGCCTATAAATGGTTTCATCCATATCTGAAAAGAGTCTAAAAGTACCCAAACTTGAAAATGTGGCAGGGGTAACCCCTATCTGTACTGGAGTCAGCAAATGCATAGATCCTAATTGTTAATGTGGTGATTAGTTGTATTTAGTGAAACGGTGTACTAGCAGTTTTGCATAAGCCTCCAAAAGAGGTTCCTGGGAGTTGGAATGATTAGCTTTTAAAAGTGGTGTTCGTAAAGTGGTGTTCATAGGAACCACACCTTTATGTTTGTTGTCATGGTCTGACTGGGGTgggaacaaaaagaaggaagattcaGAGTGGAAAGAtgggtgtgagagagagggaggacaggaaCTGAGTCAGACAAGGAGGGCTTTCGGAGGTTTGGGGTCAGTTCTGTGGTTATTAACTAAGCCAGGTAGGAGCAGAAAGTATCATTTCCAGCCCACAAAACCTCAAGtgcaggaagaggcagggagaagccCAGCTGATCTTCTCGGGCCCTGTCTCTTGTAAACAGGGTCTGGAATCCAGAACTTTGGAACTAAATCCAAAAGCCAAGATTAGGGACTTCAGAATAAGGTATCAGTAACCCAGCAAACAGAATCAGAGACCTGGGACACCGGCAATAACAGCCCGCTAAGGCAAGTGGCCTACCTTTCTTGCTTAGAGCCTAAACTTGTGAAGACTTGGTGGAGAAGGCCTGAgcccaaagttttatttttctcatttaatttctatttatgaGGCCCCTATTAAGTGCCAGGTACAGAGGCTATTATTGAACTAGGTGGacacatttcctcattttctaaaGGAGACATACAGTCAGCTAGGAattaatgaaatgaacaaataattctaaaaggaaataaatgacacgAGAAATCTGAGAATCTGAAGGAGCTATTCTGGAGAAGAAGGGTACAGACGACCTCTCCCAAGAAGTGCTAATTGAGAATGAGAGTGAAGTTTCAGAGGGAGCGGACATTTgagaagctggaggaagaaccTTGTGAAATGGCCTGGAGGTAAAAAGGGCATGGGAATGCTCAAAGAACAAAAGGACGTGGTTTTTCACAAAATAGGGAGCCAAGGAGAGAGTGGAGTGAAATGGGGGATAGAGAAGTTGATGAGAGCTAGATAGTTCAGTTATAGTTCAGTTAGAGGGGAAAAGCATTTGGCTAGGATGAGGGATGGACCAAGTGGTCTAAGCACTGATTTGAAGGAActcactggctttttttttttttctttttgctgtaaaCCGGAAAACAGATTA
This DNA window, taken from Lutra lutra chromosome 13, mLutLut1.2, whole genome shotgun sequence, encodes the following:
- the LOC125083920 gene encoding uncharacterized protein LOC125083920 isoform X1, whose translation is MLVLKEMALSSTSTFGKRAKLKETAACSRSDIWTLSGAGAAGASGPGAPPGSLVGRTCFTPGLHTSRKRDTGTQLEELSREKLRRGEARGRIGKDLNEWIQLLTITEDFGHHRASGPFSLSTGVPAPSATSSQLQFSHDNMSVSLTRFCLLTPPTLVLGRFFFFFFLILSSQQIVGREDKVFSNSNNCIGVSVYVSHAGRGKKKNLF